TGATCAATCAAAGCAAGTAAATTGCTCTCCGTCCATAACTTCCATGCCTAAAGGGACACAAGAAAGATAATCAAATGATGTTAATAGAGGAATAACGTACCAATCGAATGAATTTGATGGATAGACACTTACAAATTTTAGGAGGCTCAAGGCATGTTCGTTCTCATAAAAACTTGTATTCTTTCTTCCACTGATAATTTCAAGCAACAAAACTCCAAAGCTAAATACATCTGATTTTTCTGAGAATTGCCCATTTATCACATATTCGGGAGACATGTAGCCACTAAaattatggtaaaaaaaaccATTAGTTTTTGTGCTAGAATTTGGAcaatatacataaatataacTCACGGGAGAAGACTTACTAGGTACCCACAACTCTTGTAGTGTTAGCTTGAGCTTCATTGCCGTAAAAAATTCTAGCAGTACCAAAATCCGAAATTTTGGGATTTAAATCTCTATCCAGTAAAATATTACTGGGTTTGAGATCTCTATGTATGATTTTTAGTCGTGAATCCCTATGAAGATACAAGAGCCCTCGAACTATTCCTTCGATAACGTTGAATCTTTTTGGCCAATCTAAAACTCTTCCTTTAGTTGGATCTGCATATTGTTTTCCAAAGAGATGAGTAAAACAATAGATGAAGAACTAAAAAAGGTGTAAAGTTATATTGCAAGCCAACCAAAAATGATTGAATCTAAGCTTCCATTTGGCATATACTCATAAACAAGCatcctttcttctccctcCACGCAACACCCAAAGAGCTGCACAAGATTTCTATGTTGTAGTTTCGAGATCACCATTACTTCATTTGTAAACTCTTCAAGCCCTTGTCCTGAGGTCCTGGAAAGCCTCTTTACTGCTATTTCTTGTCCGTCTACCAGCTTCCCCTGCAGCAAATGATGCCAAATTTCCATCATCTTTCTTCAACGAAAAGAAAGGAACATACAGGAAAGAACTATTCCACCTTGTAAACTGGCCCAAACCCACCCTGACCAAGCTTGTTGTTGGAATGGAAGTGGTTTGTTGCAGTGGCTAGcttctcaaaatcaaatagAGGCAGCTCCTGGAGCTTCACTTGGTTCACTTTGTCATGCTTCATCTCACCACTGTTCATCAAGAACTTCCTCTGCCCTTTCCTTTTCTGCCTTTGCATTTGCACTTTCCCTGTTCCATCTTGTCATTTCAGTAACATAATTTGGATGTAACACtcaaaatgcgtctattaaggagagattttcacaccctttaagaaatgtttagttctcctctctaaccgatgtagGATATCAGAACCATGCACTGAGAGATGTGACAGCGAAGACATTGGCCCCTAaggatagattgtgagatccacgtCGGTTAAAGAGGGGAACGGAACATTCTTGATAAGGGTGGTTTCTTTAAAACGTTGAATaaactctaaaagaaaaagttcagaaaagacaatatctggtagccAACCGGATTGGTGTATGTACTCTACTTACATAAGCAATATATGGAGCAGATAAGTATGATGGTTCCTGCTACCACGGAAGCTACGATGACTGCTTTCATGTCTTTGGTGGTTCCACTTTCATCTGTGATAGAACaaattaaagaagaagataccATACGTACGAGATTTAAACTGACACTCATGGAATAAAATGAGTTCATACTAGCTATGTCTGGATACGCCACACGAACATAAATGTCGGCTCCACCATTCTTGAACTCTTGAATGTCAATCAAATCGCCTCTCCATATCATACACCCAATCCCTGTTCTATAAGCATAAGCAGAACAAGAACAGTTCGCCAAGCACTGGACTCTGCAATCATCTTCCGAAGCAACAACCCAAGCTGCAAAGTCTGGAACTTTAACCATTCCCACCTTCAAAAACCCATCTTGATCTGTTCCCATTTCAACACTGATGTTCTTCTTCCCACACTCCAATGGCGAATTCCTCACACACCCACTTCTCCAATTTCCTCTGTTCCATTCCTCTTCGTTCTCTGGCTTAAAACCCCTCAAACAACTGCAAATTGGGGATTTTTGTGAATTACAGACTCCAAATGCCCCACAGGCGCCATAGATATCACACTCTGTTTCTGGAGCTAACCAAGCGATCTCCCATTTCTGGTCCTCGATATCCCAATGCTTCTCTTCCAAAGCCCCACTCGGGTTCAAGTAGTAGAAGTATAACTGAGCTTCGTTTGCATTGGCAATGGAGAGAGagtatgttttgttttcgattATCAGATTACCTCCATAGAGATAGTCTGTGTTCATGCCGGGTATTCCAATGAAAACTTGGCCGTCCCATGGACCGGACCTCCAATACGTGCGGTTGTTCTTCCAAATTATAACTTCAGGGATCGTCAGAGGGTCGATTCCAAAGGAGAAATCTCCTGAAGATGGATCAGAAGGGGTTTTCCACGAAACGATTTCTACTTTCTCGTTTGTGATTGAATTGGTCATGAATTTCATCATTGGCAAGAATTTGTCTGATGGGTCTTTGAAACTCTCCCATATGATGGTCCCTGAAGCAGAGTCTTGTAGAATAAGGTTCCCAGAATCAAGAAGCCGAGCGGTTGATTTCACTACAGCGTTAGAAACATTAGAATTCCAAAGAGTTTTGTTATGCGCATCTAAAACGACGAGATTTCCATCATTGGATACGGCAAAAACCCCAGATTTGTTGTTGAGAGGGTTGTCTCTGTTAGCTACCCAGAAGATGGTTCGTACAGGCACACGTTTATCCCAAATTCCGACGTAGCGATTGGTGGAATTGAGAGGGCTGAAGAAACCCAATTCGAAGAAACCACGATTGGACTGTATAGTTTCTGGGTCTTTGAGGAATTGTGTGGATGTGATCGTATCTATGCAGcaggaaaatttgaaaacagaGCAAAGGAGAAGAAGGGTTAATGGCGTGGAGTTGGTGATGGGTTTCATGAGTGGTGGAGTTTATCGTTGCCGGTGAGGATGGAGCTTTTGATTGTAATGAAAACAAGGTGGGAAGATCCAGGCCTATGGTGTTCATCACGTCGAAATTTCAAAGGcgattttattattcaattggTTTCAGTGGACAGAACAGAGAGAAGTAATGATTTTTAAAGTGTTTTATGGATCAAATTTCAAAGTGGGATTCAGTTCCTCTCaatacaatattatattattggcTCCAATTTTCTTTGTCATGCCGGTAAACGCAGACGCCATTGCTGAAGAAATTGAGTCCATTCAGCCTAAATCTATGTTCCATCAAAGATCCTGCAACCATAATTTCCAATGCCACTTGCTTCGAGTTGGGCTTCTTTGCACCTCTCAACTCCACCAAGCGATACGTCGGAATTTGGTTCAAGAAACAAATTTCTGTACAACTGGTTGTATGGGTGGCAACCCTCTCAAGGATTCTAATGGGTCTGCAACCAACACCAGCGCCCGGCTTTTAGATTCTGGTAACCTGGTTTTGGAAGATGTTGCTTTGGGTTTTATAAAACGCGTATTAGGtatagaggtttccacatgcTTATAAGTAATATTGTAATCTCACACTCCACTTTTTTGGGGTCAGCGTCTTTGCTGTCataccgctcggtgtctgactaTGATATCGTTTGTAGCTGCTCAAGTCAAGCCCACTGCCAAAACAAGAAGAGGAATGGAATCGAGGAAATCGGAACGGTGGGTGTATGAGAAATATGCCATTGAAGTGTGTAAGAAATCCAGCATTGACACTAAGTACTGTTGAGGAAGATGGACTTTTGCAGTTGGAAATGGTTAAGGTGCCATCTTATGCAGAGTGGTCCAATGCTTCTGCTTCTAAAGCTGATTGCAAACGCGAGTGGTTGAAGAATTGTAGCTTATGCATATGAGAATGGTACTCAATGCATACAGTATGGAAGAGACTTGAATACAAGTAATTATAGAAAAGCCCTGTCCACTTTTTGGAAAGATAATTATAGCCCTGTCCACATCTCCTACGTGCCCTAATCATCCAAAGCTTAAAGTCAAAATAATAGATGAATGGCGTGGGAACACAGACTAAAAAAAGTCATGTAAAGTGGCGATTTGAAATATGATCAATATTCAACGtcaaagaaatacaaaaaagtCAAACGAATAGACATTGAATCCTGGAGATAACCCAGTTGTAGATCCGGGTTGGCTTCCCCTTCCCCACGGAACTTGTTGTTCAAAAAACCCACTTCAAGAAACGAATGTGTTTAAAAACATCCCCAGAAGGTGTTCTTCCTGTTTTGGCGGCTACAGACTCAACAACCGAAGCGTGTGGAAACAAGTCGAATGGATCCACCCTCCAATGGTTTTATCAAAATAAGTTAGTATTTTCAACTCTGTTTCGGTTAATCATTAGTATTCAGCCACACAAATGAACCCCAAGAACATCTGCGCcttctcatttcttcttcttctttcatctaTATGCTTCGGCAAAGATTCAATCACATCTGAAAGTTTCATCAAAGACCCAGCAACCATAACCTCAAATGGCAGCTCCTTCCAGTTAGGGTTCTTCACACCACTTAATTCCACCGCTCGATATGTCGGGATTTGGTACAACCAAATCCCCTTACAAACCATTGTGTGGGTAGCAAATGCAAACAACCCTCTCCACGATTCTTCTGGGATTTTCACTATTTCCAAGGATGGAAACCTTGTCGTCTCAAATGGAAACCACACCGTCCTCTGGTCTTCAAATGTTACTTCTCCAACAGCCAACACAACCGCTCGAATCCTCGATTCGGGCAACCTTGTTTTGGAAGATCCTGCTTCTGGGTTGGTCATATGGGAGAGCTTCAAACATCCTTCCAATTCATTCTTGCCTCCCATGAAACTCATCTCAAGCAAAAGAACCACCGAGAAGGTCGAGTTTACCTCATGGAAGACCGCTTCCGATCCATCTACAGGTAACTTTTCTTTAGCCTTAGATGTTCGGAGTATCCCTGAAGCTGTCATTTGGAATGGCAATAACCCATATTGGAGATCTGGTCCATGGAACGGTCTGACTTTCATGGGAGTACCCGAAATGATCTCTGTTTATCGCATTGGGTTTAATCTTGAGAATGAAAACCAAACTTAttatttctcaatttcttataataaCGACAATCAATTACTCAATACCATGATATTAAGCCCGCAAGGCAATCTATTGCAAGAGTACTGGGATCCGTCGGAGGAAAGCTGGGCGGCAGCTTGGTCGGCTCTTAGAACGCCGTGTGATTACTACGGTGCTTGTGGGCCGTTCGGGATATGTAATGCGAATGCATCTCCAATTTGCAGCTGCTTAAGGGGGTTTAAGCCAAGGAACGCGGCGGAGTGGAGTCGAGGAAATTGGAGTAATGGGTGTGTGAGAAATGCACCGTTGCAGTGTGAGAAGTCCACCAACGCCACCGGTGGTGTGGAAGATGGGTTTTTTAAAGTGGAATTGGTTAAAGTTCCATTTTTGGCAGAGTGGTCCAATTCCTCTTCTTCAGCTAATGAATGCAAACAAGAGTGCTTTGAGAATTGCTTGTGTAGTGCTTATGCATATGAAAATGGTATTGGTTGTATGCTGTGGAGAAGCGACTTAGTTGATGTACAGACGTTTGAAAGCATTGGAGCTGATCTTTATGTTCGACTGGCGGAGGCAGAGTTAGACACAATTAGTAGGCTTTCTTTAAACTCATACTGTAATTATTTTCTGTCTAAATTGAACTTGTTTGACATTGTTTTCATTCATAGATGATGCAGAAAGCAAGACTGGAATTATTCTAGCCGCAGTTCTTCCAGCAACgcttatcatcttcttcattgccATTTGCTTCTGGTGGAGATGGAAGGCTAACAAAAGAGGTAAAGGAAATCTCATGAATTACTTTTAAAGTATTGTTGTAAGATCcccatcggttggagaaacGCTCTTTATAAGAAcctggaaacctttccctagaaaatgtgttttaaaaacgtgaGGCTGATAGCTATaagtaacgggccaaaatggagaaaatgtgttttaaaatcgtgagactgatagCGATAagtaatgggccaaaatggacaatatttactagcggtgagcttggactgttataacTGACACCGGATGGTGTGCTAGTGTAACTACTCAAAtccacagctagcagatattgtctctttgagctttccctttcaggtccctttcaggcttcccctcaaggctttaaaacgcttctGGGGGAAGGTATaaggatgttttgttctcctccccagtCAATGTAGGACATCATAATcgagggaaggtttccactcgcttataaagggtgttttgttctcctccccagtCAACGTGGGatatcataatccaccccctttcgggataaagtgtgttttgttctcctccccccaatcaatgtgggacatcataatccacccccttttagGGCCAGCTTcttcactgacactcgttcctttctccaattcgatgtgggatcctcaccaaatccaccccctttggggtcagtgtccttactggcacaccgcctcgtgtctacccccttcggagaacagcgagaaggctggcacatcgttcggtgtctggctctgataccatttgtaacgacctagatccaccgctagcagttattgtcctctttgggctttcccctcaaggctttaaaatgcctcTGCTAGTGAAAGATTTTCATcccttgtaaagggtgttttgttctcctccccaaccaatgtggaacatcacagctagcgaggatgctagccccccaaatggggtggattgtgagatcccacattggttggagaggggaacaaaacatttcttataaaaacgtagaaacctcttcctagtagacccgttttaaaaaccatgatgATGATACATAAGAAGccaaaaacagacaatattgtTAAGATTATTGAATTCTTTTGCAGATGAGTATagcaaaaaaggaaagagattgAGGTTAAGAAGGGATGACATGATTGAGGACAAAATTAAACTTGAAGAACTGCCTGTTTATGAGTTTGAGAAGCTGGCAACCGCAACAGACAGCTTTGATCAACGTAAAAAGCTTGGACAAGGTGGGTTTGGTCCTGTATATAAGGTAGGTTTTATATCACTTATCGGCTAAGTAATTGGAAGCATATGGGTAGCTGAAGTAGCTAAAATTTTATACTCTCAGGGAGTATTATTAGATGGACAAGAAATAGCAATAAAGAGGCTTTCAAGAGCTTCAAATCAAGGGTATGAAGAGTTCATAAATGAAGTGATCGTGATATCAAAGCTACAACATAGAAACCTCGTACAGCTTCTCGGCTGCTGCAtcgaaagagaagagaagatgCTTATCTATGAGTATATGCCCAACCTCAGTTTGGATGCCTTCATCTTTGGTTAGATATTTTAACATCTCTTTCCGTTATATCGTTTTATTGATGATCGATCGCTCACcataattaaactattttgcATGCAGACtcgaacaaacaaaaactctTGGATTGGAGAAAACGATTCCACATTATCGATGGAATTGCTCGAGGTCTTCTTTACCTTCATAGAGATTCGAGATTAAGAATCATTCATAGGGATTTGAAGGCAAGTAATATATTATTAGACAAAGATATGAATCCGAAAATCTCGGACTTTGGTATGGCAAGAATTTTCGGTAGTAATGAAGTGCAAGCCAATACTATAAGGGTCGTTGGAACTTAGTAAGTATCCTCTGttcttttatatcattttgatGGTATTAGTTATCAAACTAACAATGATTATATGTGTCGTTTTGATGAATTTAGTGGATATATGTCACCTGAGTATGCAATGCAAGGACAATTTTCGGAGAAATCAGatgtttttagttttggaGTTTTATTGCTTGAGATCATAAGTGGGAGACGGAACACGGGGTTCAACCGCCATGAATATGCTTTAAGCTTATTGGAGTTTGTAAGTGAATAGAAAAAACGTCAATATCTAAGTTCTTCATGGtatttaaatctaaataacttataaaacttttgaatgtGGTTTCAGGCATGGAAGTTGTGGATAGAAGACAATCTTATTGCTTTGATTGATCCAACAATATACGAACCGTGCTATCAATCAGAGATTTTGAGGTGCATCCAAGTTGGACTGTTATGTGTTGAAGAATCTATAAACAATAGACCAACTGTTCTTACCATTATTTCAATGCTCAACAGTGAAATTGTAGACCTTCCTACTCCAAAGCAACCTAGCTTTATTGGTAGACCAGCTGGAAGTAATGCAGACATCTCTCAACAATGTCTAAATAAACATTCTACAAATAGTCTTACACTTACCTCAATTATAGGTAGATGATATTGTAATCACAAttataaacttgttttttaattcaaccgTTTGTGTgagtaaaaatttgattttttttttctttttagttgataaatataatatcttacATAATTACAGGATGTTCATGAACGGACCCAACTTGACTCTTATACACCCCTAACAacaaatcttttcatttttcttttttcatctcaacatttttaacaataaaattgataaCATGAGCTGTCATGACTTTGCTCTCGGCTTCTCGaaatgtctcgtaccaatgaagatagtattatttgattataaacacatcattccctaaattagcggacgTGGAACTTTCATCCAGCAATATCTAGTTCATATTAGAAACTTTGAATAATATCGTTCTAAAATTTAAGCTTTTCATCTAGAAAGATATCCTAACCGAGAAGTCTGGTTTGGAAAAACATAAACTTTGACTATATGGAGAATTGTAAGGGattattaaaaacaagaaaacccaaagTTTCTTGTTTGGTGGCTACAGATTCAACGAAGGAATAGgagaatttaaatgaaaaataacaataggttggaaaaataacaaaagacTAAAACGAGCCTAAAGGATGACTTTGTAGCAGCTGCTTACAATCTTGTCTCTCAAGGAACAACATTCAGAAGCTTCAAAAGTTTAGTTGAATTTGCATTCTGCGAACAGCCATGAAATTCAGACATCAAATTTGCAGCTTTACGTGCTGTcgatctcttcttcttctgctgctgctgctgctgctttcATTCACATCCTTCTGTTCAAGATTTTGCTTTGCCGGCGATACGATCACTTCAGCAAATTTCATCAAAGACCCAGCAACCATTTTATCTAATGGTAGTGTTTTCGAGTTGGGGTTCTTCTCGCCTGTTAATTCAACTCGCCGATATGTCGGAATTTGGTTCCAGGAATTTTCCCCACAAACCATAGTATGGGTGGCCAACAGAGACAACCCTGTCAAAGATACTTCTGGGATTTTCACCATTTCCAAGGATGGGAATCTTGTCGTCTTGGATTCAAACAACAGCATCCTTTGGTCTTCAAATGTTTCTTCCTCTGTAATTGGAACCGACAACACAAGTGCTCAGATTTTAGATTCCGGAAACCTGGTTTTGAAAGATTCTACGTCTGGGGTGATTATATGGGAGAGTTTCAAACACCCTTGTGATAAATTCTGGACTCCCATGAAGATTAAGACAAACACAAGGACTAAAGAGGTGGTCGGATTTACCTCATGGAACACTCCTTCCGATCCATCTACAGGTAAGTTTTCATTTCTGCTGGATGTTCATGATCTTCCTGAAGCTGTCATTTTGAATGGGGGTGATACTTATTGGCGTTCTGGTCCATGGAATGGTCAGTCTTTTATTGGAGTACCTGAAATGAACTCTGTTTATCTCTCTGGATATAACCTCGCAATCGAAGACCAAACGTACACTCTCTCTCTTGCTTCCAAATATGCCTTTCGagaattttcttatttgttctTGAACTCACAAGGGAATGTTGAGCAAATGAATTGGGATTCTGAGAAGCAGTACTGGAACTTTAGTTGGTTGGCTCTAAAAACAGAGTGCGATTTCTACGGCGCTTGTGGGGCGTTTGGGATCTGCAATGCAAAAACATCCCCTGTTTGCAGCTGTTTAAGAGGGTTTGAGCCAAAGCACGAAGAGGAATGGAATCGAGGAAATTGGAGTAATGGGTGTGTGAGAAAGACGCCATTAAAATGCGAGAACAGGTCTAGTACAGAGGAAGATGGGTTTTTTAAACTGGAAATGGTTAAAGTTCCATTTTTGGCAGAGTGGTCTAATTCCTCTGCTTCCGTAGACGATTGCAGGCGCGACTGCTTGGAAAATTGTCGGTGTTCTTCTTATGCATATGAAAATGGAATATGCATGCACTGGAGAAATGACTTAATTGATATGCAAAAGTTCGAGAGCGGTGGAGCAGATCTTCACCTTCGAATGGCATTAGCAGATTTAGATACAAGTACACTCTTCCCAAACTTCCtacaaatttcattattttcatctaAATCTCTCAAACATTTCTGTCATTTGCGGCGCAGATAATGTAAGAGACaagaaaagaattattatAGCCGCAGTTGTACCAGCAACGCTTGTCATCTTCATCATTGCCATAGCATTTTGCTGGAAATGGAAGACTAAAAAACAGAGTaacaaaagatttaaatttatagccAAGCCCAAATACTGACATACATACTAACATTTGAGTTGTTAACAGAGAAGAAGATAATGCTGACGTCtggtgaaaaagaaaagattttgaagCAAACGCGGGAGAATGATAATATGATTGAGGATGATATCAAACTTGAGGAGCTACCACTTTATGACTTTGAGAAGCTAGCAATTGCAACCAATGAGTTTGATATGAGCAACAAGCTTGGGCAGGGTGGGTTTGGGCCCGTATATAAGGTAGGTAGCTACATTTATGGCTTGCTTCTGATAGTTTGATTAGTTGGAAGCATATATGGGTTGGAAGataatgttcttgttttcagGGGAGGTTATTGAATGGACAGGAAATAGCAGTAAAGAGGCTTTCAAGAGCCTCTAAACAAGGGTATGAAGAGTTTATAAACGAAGTAAGAGTGATTTCAAAGCTGCAACACAGGAATCTTGTACGCCTTTTGGGATGTTGCATTGAAGGGGAAGAGAAGATGTTGATCTATGAGTATATGCCCAACTTAAGTTTGGATGCATTCATCTTTGGTTAGATACTCTCCACTCACTCTTCACAATTACGTTTAGAGTATTCATTATCTAACCAAAACTAGAATCTACCTGTGTACCTGTGTAGGCTCTCCCAAACAACAAATTCTCGATTGGAGAAAAAGATTCGATATTATCGATGGAATTGCTCGTGGTCTTCTTTATCTTCACAGGGATTCAAGATTGAAAATCATTCACAGAGACCTCAAGGCAAGTAATATTTTGTTAGACAAAGATTTGAACCCTAAAATTTCAGACTTTGGCATGGCAAGAATCTTTTACGGCAATGAAGATCAAGCAAACACTTTAAGAGTTGTCGGAACTTAGTAAGTATCTCTAACCATTTGTAAATTACCTTATTCATAATTTTGCATAGTTAACTAGAATTCACTCGTGTGTTTTTGCTTCTATGAATAACAGTGGATATATGTCTCCTGAGTATGCAATGCAAGGTCAATTTTCAGAAAAATCAGACGTTTTTAGTTTTGGAGTTTTACTACTTGAAATTATTAGCGGGAGACGAAATACAGGATTCTACCTCCATGAATATGGCATAAGCTTATTGGGATTTGTATGTTTACCAAAAACCTCCTCCCAAATTCGGGATAACATTTCGAATCTCGTGAATTCATtctactttttaaatttggtttcAGGTATGGAAGTTGTGGACGGAAGGCAATCTTATTCCTTTGATTGAACCAGCAATATATGAACTATGCTACCAATTAGAGATTTTGAGATGCATTCAAGTGGGGCTCTTATGCGTTCAAGAATTTGTAAATGACAGGCCAAATGTGTCCACCATTATTTCAATGCTCAACAGTGAAATTGTCGATCTTCCTTCTCCAAAGCAACCGGGTTTTGTCGGTAGACCACATGAAAGTAACACACAACCTTCTCAACCAAATTCAGATAAATATTCAGCAAATAATGTTACACTTACCACAATTATAGCTCGATAGCGTGTTGAGTTtggaaaacaaattatttcatgCGTGTCATTTTATATAAAACTACCAATTTATTCAATGATGAGCCATCTCTTGTAatgtaaaatttatataatgtTAGCTACTAGTAAATTATTTCCATTATATCTAAAAATCGATagaatataacaaaaataacaataaatattattgacGTCGATGTTGGTTTTGATCCTCGATTGAAGTACACCAAAACGAATAACCaagatagaaaaaaaacatataaataacGGGATCATAACTTGAGGGGAGTGTATCTTTATACCAAAGTACTTCAAGCACAATGTTGAACCACGGATAACTTCGATAAGAAATACTTCACAAGTAATAACTTCTCGTATAAATGTTCAATTGTTGATAATTCAAcccaagaaatattttttttaaaaggtaaaaaaaaaagtcaaatatttattttaaattatttttttttttctaatttctttttatattaaatattgacCTCAACCGTTTATCCTCAATATCTTGATCGATGTTTCAACGAAATTGAGATATCTTTGACAGTTTCGTCGACATCAACATCTACCTACGAAACCTTGATTAAAACAtcgatttttaaaaagaaacaaagtacTCAACTAAAAATCACAATTGgtattatataattaagtCGATCAAAACACGTGTTACCTAAAATATGCAACTAACCCTTAATTTATTCCTCGAAAGAACACTAAGAATATAAAAAGCTTACCCAACTAACATGCAAGTAACTTTTTGATAGTTACCGATCGAAAACTTTTAACACACTAGAATTTAAAGtagtaattttgttttggtttttaatCCTTTAACGATAAGATCTTTTAAGTTGGGTGGGAAGGAGAAGGTGAAAACCTCTcgactcattttaaaaaatttgagagaaaattCGAGGATAAAAGCttaaataatacaatattTGCATAATTGCAATGAAAATATAGATAGTTGTTACTCGGgttaatataaaatagataTTCTCGTTTTCAGTTGAGTCACCTTTTGGAAAGCATAAACATTGAATATAGGGAGAAGTCCAAGGATTTTCAATAGTTTGGAGAAATTGtgtaaaaataacaataacaacattcagaaattt
This genomic interval from Cucurbita pepo subsp. pepo cultivar mu-cu-16 chromosome LG20, ASM280686v2, whole genome shotgun sequence contains the following:
- the LOC111782966 gene encoding G-type lectin S-receptor-like serine/threonine-protein kinase At1g11330 isoform X1, with product MKFRHQICSFTCCRSLLLLLLLLLLSFTSFCSRFCFAGDTITSANFIKDPATILSNGSVFELGFFSPVNSTRRYVGIWFQEFSPQTIVWVANRDNPVKDTSGIFTISKDGNLVVLDSNNSILWSSNVSSSVIGTDNTSAQILDSGNLVLKDSTSGVIIWESFKHPCDKFWTPMKIKTNTRTKEVVGFTSWNTPSDPSTGKFSFLLDVHDLPEAVILNGGDTYWRSGPWNGQSFIGVPEMNSVYLSGYNLAIEDQTYTLSLASKYAFREFSYLFLNSQGNVEQMNWDSEKQYWNFSWLALKTECDFYGACGAFGICNAKTSPVCSCLRGFEPKHEEEWNRGNWSNGCVRKTPLKCENRSSTEEDGFFKLEMVKVPFLAEWSNSSASVDDCRRDCLENCRCSSYAYENGICMHWRNDLIDMQKFESGGADLHLRMALADLDTNNVRDKKRIIIAAVVPATLVIFIIAIAFCWKWKTKKQKKKIMLTSGEKEKILKQTRENDNMIEDDIKLEELPLYDFEKLAIATNEFDMSNKLGQGGFGPVYKGRLLNGQEIAVKRLSRASKQGYEEFINEVRVISKLQHRNLVRLLGCCIEGEEKMLIYEYMPNLSLDAFIFGSPKQQILDWRKRFDIIDGIARGLLYLHRDSRLKIIHRDLKASNILLDKDLNPKISDFGMARIFYGNEDQANTLRVVGTYGYMSPEYAMQGQFSEKSDVFSFGVLLLEIISGRRNTGFYLHEYGISLLGFVWKLWTEGNLIPLIEPAIYELCYQLEILRCIQVGLLCVQEFVNDRPNVSTIISMLNSEIVDLPSPKQPGFVGRPHESNTQPSQPNSDKYSANNVTLTTIIAR
- the LOC111782966 gene encoding G-type lectin S-receptor-like serine/threonine-protein kinase At1g11330 isoform X2, with the protein product MKFRHQICSFTCCRSLLLLLLLLLLSFTSFCSRFCFAGDTITSANFIKDPATILSNGSVFELGFFSPVNSTRRYVGIWFQEFSPQTIVWVANRDNPVKDTSGIFTISKDGNLVVLDSNNSILWSSNVSSSVIGTDNTSAQILDSGNLVLKDSTSGVIIWESFKHPCDKFWTPMKIKTNTRTKEVVGFTSWNTPSDPSTGKFSFLLDVHDLPEAVILNGGDTYWRSGPWNGQSFIGVPEMNSVYLSGYNLAIEDQTYTLSLASKYAFREFSYLFLNSQGNVEQMNWDSEKQYWNFSWLALKTECDFYGACGAFGICNAKTSPVCSCLRGFEPKHEEEWNRGNWSNGCVRKTPLKCENRSSTEEDGFFKLEMVKVPFLAEWSNSSASVDDCRRDCLENCRCSSYAYENGICMHWRNDLIDMQKFESGGADLHLRMALADLDTNNVRDKKRIIIAAVVPATLVIFIIAIAFCWKWKTKKQKKKIMLTSGEKEKILKQTRENDNMIEDDIKLEELPLYDFEKLAIATNEFDMSNKLGQGGFGPVYKGRLLNGQEIAVKRLSRASKQGYEEFINEVRVISKLQHRNLVRLLGCCIEGEEKMLIYEYMPNLSLDAFIFGSPKQQILDWRKRFDIIDGIARGLLYLHRDSRLKIIHRDLKASNILLDKDLNPKISDFGMARIFYGNEDQANTLRVVGT